The following proteins are co-located in the Palaemon carinicauda isolate YSFRI2023 chromosome 3, ASM3689809v2, whole genome shotgun sequence genome:
- the LOC137636974 gene encoding uncharacterized protein, with product MEEEVNEDLLTVHEFWRKFTVKHAVDHLMKAWEGLNVATIRHGWLKLAPHLVPPITQPIQQSRDVLAAAVQEARLVPGFGDVAEDDLLEIHAGGEEATEEDIMSAAAVEDTLQQEPQQQPTDDAAPKDLSMHQVSSILAVIDILKSTIAENEICEVRKAEMIQGAEQTFRYYFDLHIQKQNKLKQALITKFVRPNVRPNVSDDDDEPAQPVVLDPAVPSTSNVFQSLPSLEELFTEDDMEEFEGFLGEDG from the exons ATGGAGGAAGAAGTAAACGAAGATTTACTCACAGTGCACGAATTCTGGAGGAAATTTACTGTAAAACATGCAGTAGACCACCTTATGAAAGCATGGGAAGGCTTAAATGTGGCAACGATCAGGCATGGGTGGTTGAAGCTGGCTCCCCACCTCGTTCCTCCTATTACGCAACCAATTCAGCAATCACGTGATGTTCTTGCAGCCGCCGTACAGGAAGCTCGTCTAGTACCAG GTTTTGGTGATGTGGCCGAGGACGACCTCCTAGAAATACATGCTGGAGGGGAAGAAGCAACAGAGGAAGATATTATGAGTGCCGCTGCAGTCGAGGATACTCTTCAACAAGAACCTCAACAGCAGCCAACAGATGATGCTGCTCCTAAGGACCTTTCAATGCACCAAGTGTCCTCCATTCTGGCAGTAATCGACATCTTGAAATCCACTATTGCCGAAAATGAA ATTTGCGAGGTTCGGAAAGCTGAAATGATTCAGGGTGCTGAGCAAACATTTAGGTATTATTTCGATCTTCATATACAGAAGCAGAACAAGTTGAAGCAGGCACTCATAACAAAATTCGTTAGGCCTAACGTTAGGCCTAACGTGAGTGACGACGACGACGAGCCTGCTCAGCCCGTAGTCCTTGATCCGGCCGTCCCCTCAACCTCAAATGTATTTCAAAGCCTTCCTTCTCTAGAAGAACTGTTCACAGAGGATGATATGGAGGAGTTTGAAGGTTTTCTAGGAGAGGATGGATAG